CGAGCATGGAGAGGTTGAGGAAAAAAGGCGGCCAGGTTTGACGCATCAACCGCGTTGGAGTATCCTGTCTTCACCCATGAACGATTCAACCATCACTCAAATGGACGACGTAACCCTGCTGGCCGCCCTGCGCCGGGGCGACGAATCGGCCTTTGCGACTCTGGTCGAGCGCCATCATGCCTCACTGGTGCGGCTGGCGATGATGTACGTGCCCGACCAGGCCGCCGCCGAGGACGTGGCCCAGGAAACGTGGCTGGGCTTGTTGAAAGGGTTGGATCGATTCGAGGGGCGGTCGTCGCTCAAGACCTGGCTGTTCACCGTCCTCACCAACCGGGCCAAGACTCGGGGGCTACGCGAGAGCCGCTCGACGCCATTTTCGGCCCTGGCTAAGAGTGAACTTGACACCGACGAACCGTCGGTGGCCTCCGAACGATTCCTGCCGCCCGACCACTCGCAGTGGCCGGACGAGTGGGGAACGTATGTCTCAGCCTGGGATGAGATACCCGAGGAAAAATTTCTGACAGGGGAGACGATGGACGTTATTCGGCAGGCAATTGCCGCCCTGCCTCCCGCCCAGCGCGAGGTGATCACCCGGCGCGACATTGAAGGCTGGCCGGCGCAAGAAGTTTGTAATATTTTGGCGATCACTGAGACCAATCAACGGGTTTTGCTACATCGCGCGCGCTCCAAAGTGCGGCAGGCGCTGGAGCAATATTTGAATGAAGGACTGTGATGGCTGAAGAGATAACCTGCAAAGAGCTGGTGGAACTTGTCACCG
This genomic interval from Chloroflexota bacterium contains the following:
- a CDS encoding sigma-70 family RNA polymerase sigma factor, which translates into the protein MNDSTITQMDDVTLLAALRRGDESAFATLVERHHASLVRLAMMYVPDQAAAEDVAQETWLGLLKGLDRFEGRSSLKTWLFTVLTNRAKTRGLRESRSTPFSALAKSELDTDEPSVASERFLPPDHSQWPDEWGTYVSAWDEIPEEKFLTGETMDVIRQAIAALPPAQREVITRRDIEGWPAQEVCNILAITETNQRVLLHRARSKVRQALEQYLNEGL